Within the Streptomyces sp. YIM 121038 genome, the region CTCGCACTCGGCCACGATCAGCGTCACCAGGTCGAACGCGCCGCCGTCGGACCGGCTGCGCCCACCGGTGATGGTGTACAGCCGGTCCGGTTCGCCCACGTCGACGGGCCGCCGGGTCATGACGCGGGGTTCGTGAGGCCCTGGCCGCGGGGCTCGGCGCTCAGGTGGTCCCCGATCTGCGCCACGAGCTGGGACATCTGGTTGCCCACCACGCCGGGGTCGGCGTCCTCGTCGGCTATCACGGCGAGGTGCGCGCCCTGGCCCGCCTCCACGACGAACAGCAGGCCGCCGTGGAACTCCGTCATGGAGTGCCGTACGCCGCCCGTGCCGTCCCCGAACTCCATCGACGCGCCCTGGGCGAGCGCCTGCATGCCGGAGCAGATCGCGGAGAGCTGGTCCGCCTGGTCCAGCGTCAGGCCGGGGCTCCAGCACAGCTTCAGGCCGTCCCGGGAGAGGACGAGGGCGTGCCGGGTGCCGGGGGTGCCGTCGAGCAGGCTCTCCAGGAGCCAGTTCAGACTGTTGTCGGTGGTCGTCATCGTGTGTCGGGGCCGTCACCGGGGGGTGCGAACGCCCGTGCCTCCCTTTCGGTGTGCGGGGCGGGGGTCGAGAAGCGGTCCTTGGGGTCCCAC harbors:
- a CDS encoding roadblock/LC7 domain-containing protein codes for the protein MTTTDNSLNWLLESLLDGTPGTRHALVLSRDGLKLCWSPGLTLDQADQLSAICSGMQALAQGASMEFGDGTGGVRHSMTEFHGGLLFVVEAGQGAHLAVIADEDADPGVVGNQMSQLVAQIGDHLSAEPRGQGLTNPAS